GCACTTACCGCAGGTAGCATGGTCAAGCCTTGTGATAGGTTTTGCCTCTGGTCCTTCCTTTAAATGTTTTTCAAGTCCCTCATGGCAGTTTACGCAGTTTACCTTTACATGTTTTCCCTTTGAATGAAAATCCTTGATCTCTTGATGGCAGCCATAACAGGTCTCAACATTTACGGGTTTTATAACCGCTTTTTGCGCGCCAGCTCCTGTTACAAAGTATAGAATCACGAGACAGGATATTACAGATATAATTATCAGCACAAAGCCTCTTTTCATATAACCTCCCCTTTGATATTTATATTAATGCCCGAAGGGCATTCTGTTAAATCTTATCACGAAATAAAGTAAAGTTAGGGTAAAGAGGTGTTAATTTTCTGTTAATTTTATAAAAGCTTGTTTGACAAATATATTTAAAATGAGTTATCTGTGGTATATGGGAACTAATATACTTATTAACATCAAAAATAAGATTGTTTCTGAATTGTTAAATAAATTTATTTCAGGCATCTGCCCTGAGTACAGGATATGCAATCCTGAAAACAGGGATGATCCGGATCTTGTAATTGTTGACCCCGAAACAGTAAAGGATGATATGAAATCCCGCTTCAGTAATACAAAGGTACTGCTTCTTGATTTCGGTACAGATGAAAAAAATCTCATTGATATCTTTCTCCTCTATAAAATTGATGGTATTATCTCTGCAAATACGGACCTTGATCTCTTTAAAAAGGCACTCAGGGTAGTCTGCGAGGACCAGATATGGATTGAAAATAAGTATATAAAACTCATGAAAGAAACAGGGCTTTTATTAAAAAGTAACAGACCTGGTTATATAAGCAGGAGAGAAGCAGAGATACTGCAACTTCTTAAAGAAGGGCTATCTAATAAAGAAATAGCAGCAAAACTTTCCTTAAGTGATCAGACAGTGAAAACCCATCTGAGCAGGATATTTAAAAAATTCAATGTTTCCAGCCGCTCACAGTTAATTACTAATCTCTTAAAGGATAAACTAATCTAAAAGAATTAACCCAAAGGTTTACATTTTTTCCATAATATGTCTAATTGAAATTGTCATCAGTGTCTTCTAAATTGTAATTATAAAAATGCTCTTTTAAATTCTGAAAGAAACCTGCATTCTGATGCATAAATACAAGGCGTAGCTTAAAGATTTAATAAACCTCTAAAAGCCTTTGAAAGGAGGCAAGGATGAACAAAAAATACAATAATAAAAGCATAAAGATACTTGTAACTATAATGCTTTTCGTTGCTCTTATATTTCTAAAGATAAATATTCAGACAGCTTATGCCTACAATGCCGGCTCAAGCCCTTCAGCTAATGAAGTTCATCAATGGATTACCGTGAAAGCAATAGATTATTTATTGAGCAGGCAGGATAACATTTCATGGATGTATCGAGAGATTCTATATACCTATCGTGATTCTGTATTAGAAGGTATCTGGAGGGCAGATCATACAGGCAGCACCATCTGTAAATGGGATGCAGAGCTATTAGGTCATGAGTGGCACGAGGCCTTTGATTGTGACACACTNCATCATTACTTTCAGACAGGTCCTATTGAAACAGGTCTTTTTGGGTATGAATGGGTCAATATCGCCTATTCTGGAAACCTTACAGCTCAGCAATATGCAGCCGGCTTATTTGATACAGCCAGAAGATTCTGGCCTGGTGGCTCCGTTCCAATTCTGGGAGCGCTGGAATATGTTAATGCAGGAGCTACTCTGTGTCCCGATATACCACTTCTTGAATGCAGTACAACAGGCAGTCTCATGGGT
The window above is part of the Thermodesulfovibrionales bacterium genome. Proteins encoded here:
- a CDS encoding response regulator transcription factor: MGTNILINIKNKIVSELLNKFISGICPEYRICNPENRDDPDLVIVDPETVKDDMKSRFSNTKVLLLDFGTDEKNLIDIFLLYKIDGIISANTDLDLFKKALRVVCEDQIWIENKYIKLMKETGLLLKSNRPGYISRREAEILQLLKEGLSNKEIAAKLSLSDQTVKTHLSRIFKKFNVSSRSQLITNLLKDKLI